DNA sequence from the Sceloporus undulatus isolate JIND9_A2432 ecotype Alabama chromosome 4, SceUnd_v1.1, whole genome shotgun sequence genome:
CTCCCACTTCCAGTTCTGCTTCAGGCAgctaaatgtcttgggccagccctggcTCTACAATTACTAGGAAAGGCATGCTAAATTATTTCTGTATGCCAGAATTACATGACAGCAGAACAAACAGGTTTCTGAATCACAGACACAACTAAATTTTGAGGTAATGATGAAAGTCAGAGGGAGAGCTTTACAACATCTCAGAAGACTACATGGCACAGAACGTTTATATACAGATATTATTTGCAGTACTGAAGCTCAGGAAAGATTGCACTGCCTTTCATAAACACGGAGCACAAATAATCAAGAATACAAATCAGTTGGAAAATGGCAGTGTCACATATGTCTACAAACCTGTAATATGGTAGTTCTTTCTATTTGTGATTTGTCAGCATGCATGGATATTGTCTGTAAACCAGTGATTTTATGAACAGCATCACTCAGAAGATCTGCACCCAATTTACACTCCACAAATACCAGCACTGGGGGCTTGAAAAGTTTCTTATcctaaacaaagcaaaacactttatttttgcatatcAATGCAAACATTGTTTGCCAATAGCAGTTACACCTCGGTTTTCTCTTCCACAGCATCCAACACTATATTCCCACTGAAAGTGATCATTTTTATAGGCCAATCTAGAACCTTACATGCCCCAATTTTTCAATTACACATTTCAAATAATCACTTATGAAATTCAGAGATGGCTTTGAAGTTCAAATACAGATATGATAGCTGCTTAACTGAGACAGCTAGTATAATACTGTATTGATAAAATTACTATAAAGGACTGAAGAATGACTTCAGTCCTTTACAGAGGGATTAATAGTACTGTACCCTGAAAGAAAGGCTGACCTTTGACTTCACTGTTCTCCATGATTACTGCACTCAAAATTCTATACTAAAAGTACTGGAAGGTTAAATATTATTAAACTGAGGAAATGATAAGTGAAGTAACATGATCCATCACATTTGTGTAATATTAACAAATTTGAAGGACAATGGAAATGTTTCCAATACGTTTAGAAAGCCAAAGAAAACTAAATAATCAGAAATAACCTCTTTTTACTGTGgtaaaaaaatatggatttttttttaaccaggcgCAGGGCCAGATTTAACTACTTTGATCACGGTCTGAAAAATTGCTGAGACTCTCAGAGAAGGTTTTGGCTCAGTGGATTtgatgtattttcttttaaacaggTATATACTAAGGCATAACAAAGAATTTCACATTCAGTTTTACGAGTAAAAGCAGTTTGCCACAGCGCAAGGGAAGGCTGCTATTTAggaaaaatttaattaaaactcCCATGTATTCTTGCATAGTTGTTTGAGTCATTATTTCTAATCAACCTAATATATAAGGAAAAGCACAGGGACTAACAGCTTTTCAATATCAATGGCTCAAAGTACCAGTGTGTGCTTTTGTACTATACAGGACCATGGATCAATGACAGAGCACATTTTGTTTGGTGATCTAAGGATCAGTCACTAGCATTTATAGGTACTTACAAGTAAAGCTGGAAACCTTCATTTGAAATCCTGCAGAGCTGATGGTAATCAGTATAACAATATTGAACTATTTGGGCTGATGGTCTGACAATGCAAAGCAGATTCCTATGATCCTACTAATACGGAAGTCAGTGTTGCTAGTAACACTGAAATAATCAGTTCTACCTGTATAGGATTCAGCAGATGAGTTAACCAAAGTGGGTTGCAATGATGCATTTATAGTGGCCCAATTTGATGACTAAGAGCCAGACCAAAATCTCAACTTCTTTGCCCCACATTTCCAAATGTCCATGATTTGTAGAAGCAAAACAAGAGGAATTCCTTCCCATCAATACTAACATTTAGTATTTCaaacagctttttcttttttgaaggttCTTCTACCCACAGAATGATCTGGCGAACATTGGAACATGGCAGGTTCTTCTCCCCAATGGTTATTTTCACAGGGTTTTGGAGAAGCCGATTTGCCAACTGCTCGATACCAAAAGGCATTGTGGCTGACACCAAGATGGTTTGATGATCTCTGGGGATATTTTCTAAAATATCTAACACCTGCTGCTGGAAACCCATCTTTAACATAGTATCagcctttaaaataaaaagagagagaaatgaaatgaTTAGCATCAGATTTTCATTTTACAAGCATTGCTGAGAAAATAAATAATCCTTCACATTTATTGTCAATGCATTATATTTGGCCTTGTAGATGACAGGTGAAAACAGTATGCTCTTgtagtctgagtgctggactgggacaTGGAAGATTGAGGTTCAGATCCTCAATCAGATATAAAACTGATTTGATGACTTTGGTCCAGTTATTCCCAGCTTGACCTGCCTAAGAGTAGTAGTGGCAACAAAGCAGGGAAATGAAAAGCCACATACACCACGATGAgacaatttaataaataaatgaatagaaaTAGAAGTACCAGTTAtgacctacatggcttgggtccagagtgtctgaaagaccatatcttccTTTATGCACCTAAgcaaattttaatatatttacaaGGAGGgctttctccctcttccctcactatcacacacacatttagtGAGTACACAGAGGAGAGTCCTCCCAACAGCTATTCACAAATTGTCAAAATCCCACCCACAGAAGGCCGCATGGTCTCTTTCcagcagcaggcaaagacctttttatttaggcaggcctttggttCCTACCTTACTGTGGCAGAAGCTTCTTCTGATGGTGTATATTAGGCTTTTAtcatttttactatgttttaacacatttttaaactgttttaatttagtgTTTTTAACATAAATGCTTCTTTAATGGTTCTTAAACTTTTGTATCAAACaggttttagctgtactttgtttaatCTGTTCTAAGCCATTTTAAGACACGTAGCAAGAGAAATTatgaattaataaaataaataaatattgaggaATTACTAAAGCACTGTCAGAGAGTTTGTACATTTGTTCTTAGATATTGACAAGCACAGAATAGACGAAGGTTCTCTGCTAAACATGGAACAATTTATTCTCAGTCCTTTCGGGTTCTGCTCTCAAGCTTGGCAATAACAAGTCACTGAAAGAAGAGCCCGAAGTGCCACTTTTCACTTTGCAAAAAGCATAGGTCCGAGCTTGGAAAAGCTAATCCTGAGGACTACCAGTGGCCATGCTATCAGAGTGACTTTTGGCATTGTAGTTCCAAAAAAGaacttttttccaagctctgtcagaTACTGAAGCAAGTGAAAGTCCTAAACCAGAGTTGGGAAACAGGTGCCCCTTTTAGCTAGTGTTGGGCCTATGATCAGCCTCAGCCAATCTGACCAACGTTGAAAGATGATGCAAGTTGTAATTCAACAACACCCAGAGGGCCAAAGGTACCCTAAATTCTTTTTATCTTCAGTGGCCCTTTTACCAGtgagttaaaaaaaatagcatcttACTTCCTATAACAGTCAAGAACAAGTACTGCACAAATTTTCTTGTTATGGGGTTAACTCACTACTGGGTCCTTAAGACTTCAGTTGAGCTACACTCCAAGAATAGTGGGACAAAGCCAAAGAAAGTACATAGGAACATATTTGAAATCTACAACACACTAGAAACCTTTCAATAAAAGTGTACATATCTTGCTTACTAAGGCCTATATGTGCCTGCATAGTGGAAACAAGCATTGCAGCTACTGTTTAAGAAATGCTCATCCACATTTTGATTCTAAGATATAATACAAACTTACCTCATCCACTACAACTATTTTGATATTATGAAGTTGAACAGAACTTTGCTTTAGAATTTCTAGGAGCCTCCCAGGTGTTGCTATTATAACCTAAGAGAAAAAGTGGGGAGAAATAACTTTATACAATAATTCAATGTTTCAAAACACTTTTACTTAATTAACATATTCATATACCTCCTTATATCGTGGGAACTCAGGAAAGCagagaaataaaatcaatttaaacaatgtaaagcaatttaaatgtaaaacaatagAGAATAATTAAGGttatattaaacaattaaacaagtgTAATTACAATCTTCAACAAACCCACACACCATTAGGCCAGGGGCAAGAATTATTTTTGTGAACAAAAGCACTCAAGGCATAAGTTGCATTTCAGCAGCTAAATTAAACTACCAGTTAGGGTAGGGTTTTCTGTTTTCTCCAGAGAGCGTTTGGTATTCTCTAGCTCTGGCAATCTATTTTGATTCCCAGCCTTCTCCACCCAAATCTTCCTCATGAAACTCTACATACAACAGCAGCTAAAGATCCTTTGAAAGCCCAGCTTCCACAGCTATGCTGATATGTTCCATCAAAATATCTCAATGACCTCCTGTGACATTTCATTCCAACTGCAGGTAGATTTTTCAAAAACAAGCATTGCTTTTTAAATCGGTTAACTGATGGGAGAACCTAATGGTGAATTTCAAATCTCCCGCTCACTTTCCTTGGCCTTTCCCCATTTCCTACCCTTGGCCTCTCAGACTCCCACTTTGATGTGGAAAGGGACAGGTACCCTACACAAGTCTAGAGATCTTTTTACAATATTCCTATTGGtttgtacaggctgagtctcccttatccaaaacactTGAGTCCAGAAatgtttggatttcagatttttgggggtggggtgggcagtcttggaatatttgcatatacatacataacaaGATATTTTGGAAATGAGATCCAGGTGTAAACTTAAAATtcaattatgtttcatatacactatataaacataccctgaaggtaattttatacataatattttaaaattattttttgcatgaaacaaagtttgtttacactgaatcatcagaaagcaaagatgtcactatctcagccacccatgttgGCAATTTTGAATCctgaagtattttggaattctggacacCCAACCTGTACAATATTTTTTGGACATTAAGTCCAATCATAATTGGGAAATCTTCATTTAATTAATAAGAATCCAGAAGAAGGAACTCTGGTGTACAGGCTACTATGTgcagaagtttccaaacatttatgtatttatttttcatatgaaTACATTATGCAAGCAAATTTCACCTTAACATTTTGTTTCAAACGATGAAGCTGAGGTGGTAATGGCAATCCTCCAACTAAAAGAACAGTTCTCATGTTTGGAAGTCCAACCACAAGCTCTTTTGCCTGTTTCTCTATTTGGATAGCCAACTCTCTAGTTGGCGTCAGAATAAGTACAGATGGTGCTTCTgcctaaagaagaaaaaaaaggggtgGGGAAGAGTTACAAGTCACCAATCATATTCACAAATATATTGCTAAGTAAAACATAAAGAGAGCTGTTGGTTTGCGTCAGACCAGCTCAACAATATCCTTTTCATCCAGAAGGCAGCAGGAATGACAGCAGTCAGAATGTAACATTAGATACCGGGGAAATCTACTCCCACTCTGTTCAGCATTTAAGCCCCAAAATAAGAGCAAGTGGGTGAACTGGTACAGAAATTTTTATAAAGACTCATTCACACATCCAAATGAAATGTGTCACAGACGTAATGAGATCGCTACCATGTTAAATGATGGCATAAATGTCTGAATGAATCATCTTTTCTATCAACCAATATCACACCCAATACAATAATCTCAAATGGCATCTATTTACACATTCTGCTGTGATTCACCACATGCACAACAGCAGCATGCAAGCTCATTTGCTGGATATGCAGAAATATCATCCAGTACTATTGTTATTTGCATACCATGGAATTTACAGCAGAATCAAAAATCAATGGCAAAAGGGTTACAACAAGAGAAATTCTTTCCACTACAAAGACACTTCCTTGGCTAGAGAAACTTGGAGAATGTTTTACAGTTCAACCTTTGGTAGGTGAGCAACAAGAAGAAAGGTAACCCAGCAACAATctgtacagtatttgtatttGAAAGGACTGGTATAATTTATGCCCCTTTTAGGGTATTTTTATACAACAACCGTGTGGATTTTACTGCAAATTGTTGAAGTCACTTTTGCTATATGTGACACACAGAAAAATGGCACAGTTTTAATTCTTTCAATAATTAAAATCTATCTGGGGAATTATCACCAGCATTCCTAAATTCGTTCTGCCTGTTGATTAGCAGTGGACTCTCGCTCTCATCTCATTAACTTGGCTCAGTAGTGAGAAATGTGTGAAAGATTACATTTGTTTCAAATGTACAAAATCCTCTCACACTTCATACAGTCCACTCAGACTATTCTAACTAATAGTCTCACTATTCTCGCTAGAATAAATAGTTTGGTCATTGGCCAAATATTTTTTCCTTAGCCTTGCAACTTCCCCATCCAGACAAGAAGAACTGGAGGTCTGGAAAAAAACATGGTAGGAAGGCAGCCATTTGAAATTAAATGGAACAATCATAGCAAATGCTGTACCTCCTTTACATGACCAACCACTGAACAATTTTCCCTGCTATTTTAATCCCTACTTTCAAATCAACAGAATTAAACACAGAacttaaaagaaaacataatttGTCAAGATAATTTCTCAAGATTTTCCAATATAACTAAAACTAAAATCTTATGTAGTATGTTTTGCAGGAGTAACCTCCTTAAATGCCTTCTTTGTTCTCAGGCACACGCATAGGTGAGTGACACACAATTCTCACATCTTTCTGAACAGGTAGGGTTGAACTTTACCTCTCCCAAGGCTTTAATTATAACAGGAAGTAGGAAAGCCGCAGTTTTCCCTGAGCCTGTGTCAGCTGTGGCCACAATATCTCTGCCCTGCAATCCAACTGGAATCATCTGCATTTGGACAGGAGTTGGAACTTCATAGCCAGCGTTTTTTAAATTGGAGCTCAGAACCTCAGGGAAACCACAGTGTTCAAATTCTACTATTGGTCTTGCAACTCCTTCACCTTGGATAACTATGCCTAGCTGCTGCTTTAAGTTATCAATCTGCTCATCTTGAAGGCTTGACACAAAGGCATTTTCTTCATAGATGTAAGTACCATTAATGAAACCAGATGGAGGATCTGCTTTATTAGTACTAGCCAGCTCCGAGTTTTCATTTTCCTCTCTGACATGTATAAGGTGCTTGGCTTTACACTCCAAGCTACAAATGTCTTCGTCAGTCTTGTCACATATATACTCCCCGTAACGGCCGCAGACCACACACACTGGTTCCCCAGGCTGTGGCCAGCGTTGTGTTTTACTGAAAGATTTTATGGGCTCCTCCACAAGAGAAGAGTTCTCCACACTGGCCTTTTCCACAGTTGATTCCGTAAAGGCCGCCGGTGAATCATGAGAGATCTGCGGCTCAGTGTATCCTTCCACTGGTTTGAATAAATTGTTCTCTGAAGCTGTTATGTTTCTTACATCCAACTTGGCATCTCTGAACTCTGTAGCCTTTTCAAATAAGGACTCGTCTGGAGAGGACTTGCTTTTTTTAGCTACACAGGTCTCCAAATCAACAGCATTCCTCTTGACTTTAAGAGATCTTGGAACGAACATTCTCCAGCAACCTGCCATGAAATCAtagaacaatgacaacaaaccAACATTTTGACATAATTCAGGCAAGTATGGCAGAAAGCTCAAAGACAGATTTATCCATTCTTTCAGAAACAGTTTTCTTACTTTAATTAAATATTCCAGAACATATGCACTGTGGATGGTGTCCACATTCTACTTCCATTCACCTCCTGTTGGAAAAAAGGCCTGACCTAGGCCTAAAATGGGTCGGGTGGGTCACAGAATGGCAAAATAGTCCCCCAAGGGCCCTAGGGATCCTTGAGGAGGTCtgttgataaaaaaaaataagtggggataattgtttttgtttttgggatAAGCAGAGTGAGTGCAGTGCCCCACGAGATCCTGAAGGGCCAGTGTGACACAGACACCCCACTGGGCATCCACCCTCTTTTTAACGTCATCCAAAGTTGTGGCCACCACTTCATCTAGCAGTaacaaaattataattttaaaacatactttgtGGATATCTTTTATTATTTGTCCTGATTGTCTCATAGCTCAGCTTCCAGTGGGTAGGAACTGTTTCTGGAAATGTTTCCCTAGTCTACTTCCTCCATATCATATATAATTTAGAATGTGTTAACATCACCAATACAGGACTTACTGTGATGGCTACTTAGAAGCTACAGCTCTCATGAGAATTCAATTGTTTTTTGCCTAGGTATCATTCCTTAAAGTTCAGCACAGAAGAGTCCTAGTATACCTGCAGGGTATACCTCTTGTTTCATGGCCACTATTTATAGATCTATAGATCATGGCCACTAAAAACCTTAAAGAATTAGGCAAATTGTTCCAAAATTAACTATTCATCCTCTTTACTCCACTCAAATATTCATGATTAAAAGGTTATTCCCTTCTGAAAATACCATAATTGCATCAAATCAACCCCCACCCCAACATACCCTTTTCTAAGCATCAGCCCAGTTTCATACCGGATTCCTTTCAGGGGAAAGACTAAAGTACAGAAGCAGGGTTATGAGGCAGGAAAGTCATTCTGTCCTATAGTTACCCCTACTTTACCAGTATTGTCTGGGTTGCTGTTGATAGCTTTTAATACAACATATGTGCTTTTTATccatttatttctgcattgcattttGGTTCAAAAATCCCTATCCTCACAAAGCACAGTTTAACATGTtataagcattttaaaagcttAACCTGTATCTGCAATTATACAggtacattaataataataataataataataataatatatttgatCTCACCTCTCAGTGCAAAAGAAACAGAGGGCTGTTTACATATTAAAACTGCATACAAGTGTAAAAActatagagagagggagggaagcaatgctgccagaaaacaaaatgccaCATCACTCCAGCAGCCTCCAATGCTGAGTGACAGCCAGCCACCCTGCAGCTTGGACCTCTCTGCTGCAGCCGGAAGTGGAGGAATACACTCCGTCCGCCTGGTGCTCCTGCGACCGCTCTAGGCGTTCAGTGGCAACTCGGATCTCACCCTTTGCTCTCCTAGGGAGAGGCAAACGTACATCCAACTCACATATCTGGCTCCTCTTCGACTCTGAGGGGCAAGAGTACTCCCCAACCAGTGATGGCCAAGCTCTGACCCTCCAGCTGttggggacttcagctcccagaatctcagaccattagcaagatggctgaggcttctgggagctgaagtccaaaaaacctggaAGGCATGTTTGGACATCATGCCCCAAACAAGGATAAAAGGTCCACTTGAGTCAATTAAAGCATATatacccagttgttgttgttgttgttgtgttgttgtgtgccttcaagtggtttatTTCGACTcatggttttcctggcaagcttcctcagagaggggtttgccatggccctctgaggctgagagagtgtgacttgaaggGGTTCAATGGCAGAGCCAGGTTCGAACCCGCAGTTCAAACACTCAACACACTTACCACCACTTTGGTCAATATAGCAAAGTACCATAACATCCAGGAGAAACATCCAGAGCTATCcagggatagggttgccatatttatCTACCACCAAACCggacaaaatgcagaaaaaatgtagcacaaaatttggcccaaaatgtagggcattcaagaaaaatggaggacatgaccaactaaaaacCAAACACATTATATAGATATTTAAAAGCTTAATAAAATGCATGCCTCTTAGTCATGCAAAATGGAGAGATTTTTGACATCTTCCTGGACAGCAGGCAGAAATGTAgctcctctttctggccaacaTACAAATATCAaaaacccaccccccaaaaaatccaaaacacacacatgcacacaccacattttGATGTTTAAATAGGGTTATTGCATATTTCAGTTGTGCTTATTCCATAACAGACCCTTTGGGTTTACATGGTTAAcatttaacatggctatattgcAAAGGGATGTTTCACTATTCTGCACATAGCTCAGAATCTTGGGGGCCCAAACAAAACTacattccaagaattccatagcacagagccatggcaattacagtgtGCCAAACAAGAATGTGCAGCAGTCGTGGCCTTAACTCCTCCCACATGGTAAAATctcatattcatcatcatcatcatattgttGCAGTGTGAGAACGGAATGATGTAGTAGTATTAGGCcttgttggactaaaactctggggCCAGGGTTGATTCCCAGCTTAAGCATTAAAATCCActttggtgagtcacactctctcagcctcagaggatggcaagggtaaCCCCCTCTgaaagaaccttgccaagaaaaccccatggcaggtctTACCAGCTCCGGGTCTCCCACCATCAGGGTTTTTCTTGGAGAGTTTCGTCACAGGGGAAtgcttcatttatttatagactgcttcatactgaactaacagtgctAAGCAGTTtagaactgtaagctaattgcctccaacagcTCTATCGccatccttgaggctgagagagtgtaacttgcccaggtcaccccgTGAGTTACATGCTATGCGGGCATAAACCTGTTCTTCTCCCAATGACCcacttcaaaccattacaccacatgaCCCTTACACAACGCAAAAGTGTGAATGATGAATGACTAAATCCACTTATTTGTTGCTGCTGGCGCCTTCAAATAATGTCTGGCAATATAAGTGAAACTAttctggggtttcttggcaagagtgtTCAGGCCCTGTAGGGAGACGCACTACTTCTCTTCTGTCCTCCTCCGGAGCCTTTCTCTAGTCTCAGCTTGGCTGATGGAAAGGCGCCTCCTCCTCTACCTGGTCCAATGGAATGAGGAGCTGGAAGCCCACCCCTGGGTTGCAGCCTCTCCCACACACAAACAGGATGGTGCTCTGCCTCTGTTGCAAAGGGAGACCGAGgtaggagagaaactgggagtaCACCATCCAGGGACATTAAGCAAAGGCGAGATGGGATATTCCCAAGAGCCGGAAAACCAGGAATGTCCCACCAGAACCGgggaatggcaaccctacttcagAGGTTCAAAGGAAggccctccctcccctttccccctcagcaATCAGCACCCACTGCAAATTCCCCCTCCTATATCACAATACAGTAGTTGTTTCCATTGAAAAGattccatttcttctttggaATCTGGATTCCACTCTACAAGGCAACTGATGCCAGTGCAGCCATTGGTTGCTGGTCAGTGCCCTTCTGGACCGTAGTCAGACCTGTGTCCTAGAGGGCACCTTGGCCGGGGACCATGCCACCTGCAAGGAGATTCCTCAAAATAAGTGGCCTCATTGGCCAGAGATGGCCTTGGAGGCGAGAGGGTCACACGGGGAGAGGTTGGCTTTGGCTTTCCGAGGTCAACCATTGAGCTCTACCTCTCATTCCTCTCTCTCCTCGCAGAGGGTAAGGAAGACAATCTGTCAGGCTCTTTTCCTGTTCCATACAGCCCAGTGATTAAGGGATAACCCGAATCTCTTCCAAGCTAAGTCCCATccgcttccttccctccctccctccccctctttctttctttccttcctttccttccttccatccctccctccctccttccctctctccttcttccatctttcccttcctcctctttgcttttctctcttctttcttccttccttggcaAAGAGAGGAACCTACAGTCCCACAAGGAGAGGCTCCCTTTTTCATCATTTTTGTACATAGCTGTGCACCATGAGGGAATCTTCTCCATGGTCCTCCGTGCTGCAGGATAGAGTTCGAATtctgtacagataggccaaacTAATCAGCTTCGGGCCACTTTGAGGCGTGGGGTTTAAAAGATGCACGcagtcctaagaggctggaagccgtgcaaaagctgtgcttcagtcctaaggaacagaacacagctttggcacggcttctgccTCTTAggacacctccaaagtggcccgaagctgctttatttttggTCTGACTGTACAGGCCCTATGTCCCAGAGTCCAGGTAGTAGGGGGGGtcctatagttgttgttgtttctgtgtgccttcacccctgtcacagagttttctcagCACCATGgtcaccttctgaggctgagaaagtggtgACTTGCTCAGGACCCAAACCCAGCCCGTCATCTCCATTCCCACCaaatcccctccctcccctttgctCTTCAGCCAATCAGCACCCCATATGAAAATTCACCCTCATTTCTCACAATCCAAGTCAAAGAGGGCCAGGTGAGTCTTAAAACTCCACCATGAGCTCTCAAGGCACCCAGTGCTCAGAAACAACCAAACCAGCGTGAGGACGCCGACAAGAGGGTTGCCAGAGGTTGGAGGGGAGGTTGCCTGAATTCACCAGCACGCCTTTAAGGGCCTCATCATCGCCTGAGTGCCCTCCCATCGATGCAGGAGAGAGGCCTGCGGCAGAGGCGCCTATAAAATCCTGCGTCCTGTTATATTCCATCGCACCATCGGCCCGGAACGGAACATTATTTGTAACATTTCTTCCCCCTCCTAAGAAACCCAGGGCTCCATAACTCCTCATGTCCCTACTTGAGGAAACCTGTCATGTTTGCTCCTCCTAAATGCTCTGTTGTTAAGTAGACACCATCTACTGGCTTAGGGGTGAAAAATAAGAGCGACTTGCTTATTTAGCACTGAGGCCAACGTCTCGGACTATTTGTTGTCCATCATCTTGATCTCTTGGGGACATATGGAGGAAGTCGGGAATGGGGAAGTAACACCTTGTGGATTGAGTGCAAGGGTAGAGATTTTGAACAACGATATGGAGCGCTATGAGAGTTGTGCAGGGATACAGGAGGTATGGTGGTACGGGTGAAATATTGTCATAAAGGAAGAAGAGATCGATGCTTAAAACCTATCTCCCTCCATCACCCGTTAACCCAAAGGTCTGGAGAATGTACCAATCCATCCACTGAACCTTTCACTGTTccttgtaatgccaggtcagtcaagaACAAAACCCACATTCTTATACGATCACTTACTGAGAACCTGATGACCTGGTCGGTATcatggaaacctggctgggggatgatAGCAGTGTGACATGGACCTCAGCTCTCCCAgccaggtatgctgtttaaggagcaggtaaggggaagtgGGCGAGGGGGTGTGTGGCCATAGTCCATAAGAAAAACAACCTCACCCTGACCAGGATACCTCTCTGACTATTAGCCACATCGAAGCGTGACCTTTGCCTGAAGACGAGGGACaatctggggattctgttggtatactgaCCACCTCctcttaacagactccctagccgagctgacacactggtctcagagctggtgtcggaaactcccagacttcttgttTCTGGGAGATTTCAATATCCCCTCTAGTCCATTCTTCAGATCTTATAGGGGCGGCAGGAGTTCATGTGTGCATTGACCAACCTGGGCCTATCCCAGATTGTCTTTGGTCCGACGCATTGTGCCGGTCATACTCTTGATGCGGTTTTTCTGTTCGGAGTGGAACATCCGTGGGCAGAAGTAACTCAAACTtccccttgtcatggatggataaTTTCCTGGTGAAGGTTGCACTGAAGCCACTACCTATAACCCCcccggggtggtggacctattagaatggtcgcCCTCAAGGTTagtggaacccaaaaggttccagaagCCCTAGACGGTGCAGGGCTGGTAACATCAGCGACTTGTCGAGGCTTAGTGAATACCTGGAAAATGATCTTACAAAGGCTATTGACACAATTGCTCCCCAAGTGTCCTTTCATCAGCCCGC
Encoded proteins:
- the DDX59 gene encoding probable ATP-dependent RNA helicase DDX59 — translated: MFVPRSLKVKRNAVDLETCVAKKSKSSPDESLFEKATEFRDAKLDVRNITASENNLFKPVEGYTEPQISHDSPAAFTESTVEKASVENSSLVEEPIKSFSKTQRWPQPGEPVCVVCGRYGEYICDKTDEDICSLECKAKHLIHVREENENSELASTNKADPPSGFINGTYIYEENAFVSSLQDEQIDNLKQQLGIVIQGEGVARPIVEFEHCGFPEVLSSNLKNAGYEVPTPVQMQMIPVGLQGRDIVATADTGSGKTAAFLLPVIIKALGEAEAPSVLILTPTRELAIQIEKQAKELVVGLPNMRTVLLVGGLPLPPQLHRLKQNVKVIIATPGRLLEILKQSSVQLHNIKIVVVDEADTMLKMGFQQQVLDILENIPRDHQTILVSATMPFGIEQLANRLLQNPVKITIGEKNLPCSNVRQIILWVEEPSKKKKLFEILNDKKLFKPPVLVFVECKLGADLLSDAVHKITGLQTISMHADKSQIERTTILQGLFQEKYEVVVSTGVLGRGLDLVNVKLVVNFDMPSSMDEYVHQVGRAGRLGHNGTAITFINNNSKKLFWDVVKRVKPTGTILPPQLLNSAYLHDQKRREQQRNKQSQKGLVTGDNLMDIIRKHDKSTFQK